From Cryptococcus neoformans var. grubii H99 chromosome 6, complete sequence:
ATGCTGATTGGATGTGATGTGATGCGAAGATAAATCCCCTGACCAAAAATCCCGAGAGATGTGAGAGCTCAACAAAGGTTTCCTTGATTGATGTGATATCAATAGCTTGCAGATGGAGTCTACAGAGGATACTCTATATATAATGCATGACATGATATTAACTCAACAAATATGCGAAAGAATGCAAAAATAAGTAGATGGGGAGATCTTTTGGGTATGTGGAATCAAGATCACAGACGAATGGAAGGGCagggaaaaaaaccaaccttcctctctttATACTCTACTCTACCAACAAATCCAATTCACCATAGCCCCAAGAGGGGCCTTCTCTCCAATCTTCAGCACATGCTTTTTAGCTTGAGCGTAAGATTGGTGTATGAAACTTAGGcatcaatcttcttctcctccaaccTAGATACCCTCCTCTCAATTCGCTCACCAGCGAGCGACATGGCAAACTTGGAACGTTGTCGGAACCAAGCACCGTAGTAGTAGAAGACGTAAATGGGGATGGCTACAAAGAAAGCGATGATAGCAAGAATGGTCGAAGGCCATTCGAGATGGAGTCGATATGAACTTCCGCCGATATTGGTGTAGACTGAAACAAAGGAATGTTAGCATTTAATTGATATGATTAAACTCAAATTTCAGGATGCAACATACAAGGAGTGGCCTAAAATATTTCACGTCAGTTTTAAATTTCAAATTATTGGGAACAGGGAGAACGTACATATAGAGCTGCAATACCAGCCAAGAAGTCACGGGCCATACCATTACCGCCAGTCGCAGAAGCAGAATAAGGACCGTAAGCCTGAAACAAGGTCAGCTAAATACGTTGGTGAGGGTGTTGAAGGTCATTAACGTACAGCAACCATACTATAAAACGACAATACGTCAGCGTGGAAACCCATAATGATAATgaatggtgatgatgatacgtACTAGTCAATGGTAGACATGTAAATGGCGTAGTTGGCAATACCGACAAGACAAGAGAAGATCATAGGTGCAATCCAGTGGACGTGGGGAGGACCGAGGGAAGTCCAAGCAAAACCAAAAAGACCGATTGTCTCAAGAGGCGCGACTAGAAATTTTATATGAGCATTTGGGCATCAAATGGTACACCGATTGAAAAAGCGCTCGGAGGTTGGAAGAACTTACGGTAcaagagaggatggagtCGCATTTCGGGAGCGGCATCGGGATTTTCTCTCAACACTTTGCGCTGCTTCATCAGGGGGGGAATGTATATAATATATGCAAGGAAGTAACCGATGGCGATActacgaagaagaaaggtcGATTAGTGATACTTCATAAGATAGTTGAAACGGTGGCCTTACGGAACAAAGGCTAATGCCATGTGTTGAGTGTCGAAACCCCATTGCTCTGCCTCACGATCAGCTCTTGCGGGGGGGAGGGAAGCCAGACTTCTTTTCAATGAAGCACTCACCGTAAACAGGGGTAAAAGCCTCCATGAAAGTGAAGATAAGAGCATCACTGAAACCCGAAAGCAAAGACAAACAAAGTACGATAGGTTCAGTCGCAAACATGACAAAAGGCCTGCAGGACGTCTTGACCATCTCGTGCAAGGAGAACCTCTCCTTAAAAGTCTTAACTTCGTTAGGACCATAGATGTTGTGCTCGCCGGCTTCACGACGACGCTTGGCTTCTCgatcgaggaggatggtaGCTCGAGATTCGGGGACgacaaggaggtggaggattTGAACGAAACCGCCAAAGATGAGTTGAGTCCAGCAAATCCATCCCCTAGTTTTAGAATTAGCACTCAGCAAATGGTACCAAGAAAAAATCCATACCAATCGAGGTTAGCGGCAATAAAGGGACCGACAATAGGACCGATAACACTTCCCTATTATGGCTGTCAAGTTCTGTGGCACTACGGGTCAGAGTGGCAAATACTTACTCCgacagaagagaagacaaTAAATGCTACAGCCCATTGCTGTTCATTTGGATCGTAAAGATCAGCAACTACGCAATTTATCAGCAACTATCTCATCAAACGTGACTGGTAATTTACCCATTCCCAGTGTAACGGAACCACCGGCGGACGAAATACCACCCAGGAATCGAGCGACGATAACAGAACCAAAATTGGGAGCAAGAGCAGCAAGAATTTGCCAGACTGGATGTAATGAGTGtctgtttttttttccgtTTTTAGAGCCGTAAAAAAGACTTACTGTTGACTAAGAATAAGGACAGTTGTAATATCCATCGTCGACCCAGTTCTTCAGACCATGGAGCCCATGCCTTGGGACATGATTAGCGGTGAAAAATAGGCCAGTTCCAAGGAATACAACTCACTTCACAGCCAAAAGCATAGGAGACCAGGAAAATCATCTGTCCAACGCGCGCAGCTTGGGCACTGATATCGAACTTTTCTTGTAGGAAAGTAGTACCTATCAATATTCGATCAGCCTAGACTTCGTCACAATTCATAAAGAAGACTTGCCATTGGCATATACAGCAGCATTATAGTTCATAGAACATTGTAcaatgaagatgacagtCAGAGTAgtccatttcttccttgtTGACCAGGCGAAGCCCAAAACTTCTGgtgcctcctcttcttgcaaAATATGTCGCCCATCTCCGGTGTCTCCTCTTCGATGTCGTGGTCGTGTTTGACCCTCCAAATGGGAAATTTGTGTATCTTGCTTTCGAAAACCTTTGTTCGTCATCCCTGCTGGGTCACCACTCATGACTCTTTGGTGATTGGCGACGGGGTTAAAAACGTCGCCCCTAACTGTTGATGTAGAAGAGCGATCGGCGTCTTCTGGCACCTCCTTGGGTACCGCGGGATTGGTAGACATGGTTGTTAGATGCGATGTTGTTGATTGATTCTAGGATAGAAATgatggaaaaaaagaaaagagggatTGTTGAAAAGTGATAGGCTCCAAACTCGAAATCTATGGGTCTTTCATTCTAAATACGGAGTCTTGCCCGATTGAATACCGTAACCTGAGCAGCCCCAGTCGTTTTTAGCAGCCGACTCGTCATTTCTGACGCGTAACACAAGGGGACACATTCCTCGGTCCCCTATAGACCAGTCGCCCTTTCGCCATATGTTGCACCTATTAATTTAGATGAAATTGCCGGCAAAAATTCgacaaggaggaaagggcaaaaaaaaaagacgcaGCATAGATACAGGCATGACGGTAGACGGATTGACAATCGAAACTTAAATCAGTTTAAGGGTGACGTCACACGACAATTTTTCCCTGAGTGACAACTTATTTAGCGTTCGGCGGCAACGGCCCACATCCCGGCGGCAGTCGAGACGTTTTTCGTCAAAATTAATCGGGAGAAGGCGTAGAAAACGGCCGTTTCCTGCTTCTAAGTAAGATAGTTTACAAAATTCAGATAGGAGACACGTAGCTTGAGGGAAGGCCTGAATCCGCCTTTTGTTCAAATTATTGACGCGAACTGTGCGAGCAGTGATTAATGAGCAGATTTGCCACTTGTTTTCGCCCCTCGATGCTctcaatcatcttctttctatAAATGACTAACGTTCGGCATTGGCATTCGGCTGTGGCACTCGTACCTGCACGCCAAACCTCCGTGCTCCATTTACAGTTCAGATTTAGAATCAGAAATTCAACGGCGTTGCAGTGCCCGGTAGCCCTGAATCCTTCAAATGCATGTATGATATATGGAATTTTGGATTTTGAAAACGCTGAATGCACGAGAACAGAGATCCAGGATTGGATTAGTTGGAATTATCTTGCCGCAAGAACACAAATGGCGACTGGAATAAAGAAGCCGATCTGGAGTTTGGTCCCTTCCTAACTTCGTGCCTATTCTAGCTTGTAAACttgcggagaaggaagaaataaATAGGGAAAAATCTCTCAAGGCAAGCCAATACAAGCGAGCCTCCCTTGAAACTCTTTGGGGAATGGTAGGGAAAAGTCAATAGGGACCCCTCATGAGCCTGGGGAGATAGCGGGGCGgcagaagggaaagaagaagaggggcCCGCCCCTGCAAAGACCGGCTTGCTAAAAGGCGCTGACTGCTGAATGACATTACCGCCAACTGCTAAATGCTAATCACCTTCGTTTGTTCCTTCTtgcacttcttctctgttCTGTTTCTCATGTTTCTCGTTCCTTGTTTGTTGCGTGACTACGTTAGTAGTAGCTTGACTAATGTCTTGCCGGCGGTTatcgcccttcttcctaTACCCCTAGCTATCCGACTCGGCATTCGGGAAATGTTGGAAAACAGGTCTGGTTTCTAGTATGAGTTCCGAATTCTCATTTCGTCTGTCAACCATCTCCCTGCTAACACCATTACTCTGCTATGTACTGACAGTACTTGACTCATGATATCGCAGCGCATCTATCAAAATGCACTCGGCCGATGGCAGACAGCAAGAAGGAGACTTGCAATGATGTGCTATAATACGTAGTATGCCCTGCAGTGGGCtactcttcttttcttaCGTAACTTTTGTTCCTGTAATAAGCACTCGCGTAACAGCAGGGTCCGACTCAACCGCTTAACAACCACATAGTACTCGAGTACTATTTGTTATGTACTGACGCAAAGGcctatcatcatcacctgCTTCCCCGCTTCTCCTATATTCCCCATCACTATTGCCCATACTCTGCGACTTAATGGCTTAGCCTTACGACGTTGACGTTTCGGAAATGAACCAGACACTGCTTAACACAAGTACAATCCGACTACCGTGCTTCAAAGCTTTGCCTTTGGCCTCGCCATTCGTCAACCTTCCTTTTATCTATCGGCACTCCCTGACGATTCTACGATAGGGCAGATTCCCGGCACTACTTACCAACCACTTTCTGTACCGGTCAGTATGCCATGCGACTGATGTTACGCCCACACCACTGGTAATAGCAGAGTGGACGATCGGACCCGCTCGCTTTCCTCTATGTCCCAGCCAAAGTTCACAACTGCCTTTTCTCCCCCTTATATGCATCCCTTCCATTCAATCCGTTCATTCTTATATGCTGATATTACCACCAGTTTAACCAAAAGTCATTAGCTCCACCAACTACAATAATGATGGTGTGAACGACGACCACCTAACACCTCTCCCTGTCAAAGGGAAAGCACTGATACTAGCAATGGTGAATTACAGCTGAAGAATGAGTTGGACATTGGAATTGTGAAACCTATAGCTCGATATTTCGAGTCTTGTAGGTGCATCTCGGTCGGATCATGACGCGGAGTGAGGACATGCTGATCTAATATTTGGTTTGGTTCCAGAAATGAGTACACGCTCCATGACCCTTGaatgagaaggagatttgGCGACGCATGTTCATGTCGGCATCACAGCAAAACATTGTCGTATGTCTTTTACACGTTAATTCGTCCGACCATTACCATTTTGATTTTATGCTGCATATTGGGCTACAGAATGTACATTTGGGACATCGATACAAAAGCAATCAAATTATCGTAAAATCAACTCCCTTCTCCGTCACTTAGCTTTCCCTTTTACTTTGTCCGAACCTCGAatcaccaccatctcctcttttcctctacTGAAAACCGTATAGGGAAGATGTTTCTCTCCGGCGCAAACACTACGGTCTGCAAAACACGTGTTCGAATCAACTTCCTTTCCATTCAAGTCTCCAAACACACGCCTATGACCTTTCAAATGAGGcaggggaaaggaagacgTACATCACAGATAGGGCAGTATTGCCCAACGTAAGGATGGATCGTTCCTAACTCATGGTGACATCATTTGCAAAGGTAATAATGAATATAAATTGGGAATGTTATGATTCGAGTCTCGGAgctggagagagagggaagaagcatGTAAGAGGGTGATATGTTTGCGTCTTAGGTGGGGATTGCACTGGGGATGTGAGATTGTCGTGAGCATTGAACAATGGGGTGTACGGAGCAGGAACATTCGCACATGCTTGTTTTATACgccatcttttcttcccaaAGGCTCATTGACCCCTATGCAGAAGTGAACAACACCCCGTGACTCGAAGTAATGcgcagaagaagcgagTATGCTTCATTCGTTGTCTCTCTTTTCATATTATCTTTGACAACGTTGTTGTTACTGTTGCATCATTAATATTAATATGTTGTATTACCAACAGGAGATGGGCTTGCTGAACACATCCAATTTGATTGTCACTCGATGCCGCCTATTGCGAAGCGCAAAGCGAACCATATGGAATGTGATTGATGTCTCTTACATTTATcgctttccctttcaaTGATGTCAATTCTCTGACAAACAATCAAAACAGCTTTTCCCCATTGTCCTTCAAAAAGGCAATGCAACAGCTACGGGATATATATAATACACTGCATGCAATTATATATCGTATGTGATTGTCCATCTCAAGCATATACGAGATCTAATATCTCTTCCAATCTACTTCCCCAACGACGAAATGTTTCGACTCAAAACTCTGGAGCTTTGAACCCGAAGGAGGTGAAGGTCGTATTAGGACCAACCACATTGTACAGTACAAGGGGggcgttgttgttgagctCTGGTGTAGGCCCGTAAAAGCTATTTCGTTCATTTGGTCAGTGGATGTGTGTaggtgaagaaaagaggggGAATGGTTGAGACGTACTTGCTTCCTTCGTCAATCAAATGAGCATGATACACCCCGTCGGTAACAGTCATCCTGTAGCGTACAAATGGTTAATATATCACCATCTGTATGCATGTAAAACAAATGAAGATAGCTTACTCAAAGTATTGCCCTGAGGTAGCAGCAGAGTCATAGTCATACTGGCAGTCTGCAAGCTTTAGGGACGCCCCTTCATATGGCGATTTGGTGGCGGTAAGACACTGAATGTCGGGCGAAACGTTAGTGTACGTCACATGGCCGTAGAACCCGCTCGGCTCATTACCCCTACAACACTGTCAGTGTCCAGCGTAGCTAGAAAATGAGGATTTTTAAGAAACGACTTACAACCCATCAAATCCTTTTCGCTGATCATTTTGACAGACCTCGAACCCAAACAATTCTGTTGTTCGACATTCTCCACAGTTTTCAATTGTCCCATCTTCAGAAAGTCCTAAACGCGTTTCGTTGTAATCTGTGTGTTGTGTGCTGGAGTCAAAAGAGGTGACATTAGAGTATAGATGGATGAAACCACCGGAACCAAAAGAGGTGAAGGGGCCTACGTTGGTCAAACGTCAGTCATGACTCCATGCGCGAGGGAAGGCAGGAACACAAGAAGACGCACCACCGTATTGAAATTGGACGCAATTCAAAGTTTCCGAGGATCTTTTGGCTGGTGCACTGAAAGCCAGGGGAAGGAGTGCTATGGGGAAAAGCTTATTGAACATCGTTGGAAATTTACGTTAAGGATCTCAAATTGGAGCTGATACAAGAGTGCGACCAATCCTTGTATGaacactcttcttcttcttaaATATCTTTTAGCAGTCACTCGCATCTGTGATCACGGGGTCTTCTGTGAAGACTAGTTGTACAGCTTTTTCGGTCACAATTTACAATCATAAGAACAACGCGTCCCCTGTATGCCTGATTGATTAAGACATCCGCAAGCTATGTTAGATGAGGTCATAACGAAGAGGTTCCATACAGTATCGGGCAGTTATCAAGGAACAGCCGCCGCGCTCTGGTGCGTGCCTGTATCATAATCAGCTTCCGCCATCCGCAAGTTAAGTCAAAGGTTGTCCGCTTTTCGGCTTTCGGGCATTGCCCTAGCGCCCGGATTAGGTTAAGATAGCAAGCAAACGATGAACGGCGAACTTTGAAAACCAGCAGTTGCCGACCTAATCAATTGAAGCAAGCGGTGTAAAGATACTAGTAAAGCTTTCTATGGCTTCCAACGAACAGCacaaaagagaagaacTGACGCCTGTTTTTTGGCAACCACAAACTTCGGGGTTAAGTTGAGGGATGAAGCCGTACGTAGTGGATTATTGATAGCTTGCTGCAATTAtgccgagaagaaggccgcTTCCCCGAGGCAATTGCGGTGTGTCATCAGGAGGTGAGTGTTGATTAGCTGCCAGAGGCATTTACTCCCTGTTTTTTGCACTCCGCTCCTCGCCTTTCCCTTAAGCATCCGATTACATGCAGACTGGTTGGGATGCAAGTACACATGCACATTGATGAGTAATAGGACAATGAACGCAAATATGTATAGGTGACAAAGGATTGAGTCGCTAAAATGTACTTGCAGGCGTTCCGTGGAGCGACGAGATCACCGAGTGAACGCCGAGTTTTGTGCCTGACCTTGTGGGTTCAAAGTCTTGATCGAGCGGTGCATTGTATGAAATGCTTAGAATTGCGGCTCCcaaatctccttccttcccagtTTGTATCAAATATTCAGAACTTAGCTTGCGTTGTTATTCATCATGTTTTGGTTTTTTGGCTTGCTATGTCGTCGTACTTCGGGTCCAGATCAACTTATGCCCGGCGGCTTTATGATTGTTGCCTCTTTCTGCgtttcttgtttttttttttttttggtcgCATCATGTATGCCCACATTATATTATTGACCGGGTGAACTGTCAAGAAAGACATCGCGACCGACAGTCAGCTACACCGCAAAATGTTTTTACCTACCGATCAACCCAGTTCGCCCCCACGCAAACTCAATCG
This genomic window contains:
- a CDS encoding multidrug transporter; this translates as MSTNPAVPKEVPEDADRSSTSTVRGDVFNPVANHQRVMSGDPAGMTNKGFRKQDTQISHLEGQTRPRHRRGDTGDGRHILQEEEAPEVLGFAWSTRKKWTTLTVIFIVQCSMNYNAAVYANGTTFLQEKFDISAQAARVGQMIFLVSYAFGCEAWAPWSEELGRRWILQLSLFLVNIWQILAALAPNFGSVIVARFLGGISSAGGSVTLGMVADLYDPNEQQWAVAFIVFSSVGGSVIGPIVGPFIAANLDWGWICWTQLIFGGFVQILHLLVVPESRATILLDREAKRRREAGEHNIYGPNEVKTFKERFSLHEMVKTSCRPFVMFATEPIVLCLSLLSGFSDALIFTFMEAFTPVYEQWGFDTQHMALAFVPIAIGYFLAYIIYIPPLMKQRKVLRENPDAAPEMRLHPLLYLAPLETIGLFGFAWTSLGPPHVHWIAPMIFSCLVGIANYAIYMSTIDYMVAAYGPYSASATGGNGMARDFLAGIAALYATPFYTNIGGSSYRLHLEWPSTILAIIAFFVAIPIYVFYYYGAWFRQRSKFAMSLAGERIERRVSRLEEKKIDA
- a CDS encoding multidrug transporter, variant translates to MSTNPAVPKEVPEDADRSSTSTVRGDVFNPVANHQRVMSGDPAGMTNKGFRKQDTQISHLEGQTRPRHRRGDTGDGRHILQEEEAPEVLGFAWSTRKKWTTLTVIFIVQCSMNYNAAVYANGTTFLQEKFDISAQAARVGQMIFLVSYAFGCEAWAPWSEELGRRWILQLSLFLVNIWQILAALAPNFGSVIVARFLGGISSAGGSVTLGMVADLYDPNEQQWAVAFIVFSSVGGSVIGPIVGPFIAANLDWGWICWTQLIFGGFVQILHLLVVPESRATILLDREAKRRREAGEHNIYGPNEVKTFKERFSLHEMVKTSCRPFVMFATEPIVLCLSLLSGFSDALIFTFMEAFTPVYEQWGFDTQHMALAFVPIAIGYFLAYIIYIPPLMKQRKVLRENPDAAPEMRLHPLLYLAPLETIGLFGFAWTSLGPPHVHWIAPMIFSCLVGIANYAIYMSTIDYMVAAYGPYSASATGGNGMARDFLAGIAALYATPCMLHPEI